Sequence from the Piscinibacter sp. HJYY11 genome:
GCACGCACATCTTCGGTGTTGAGGGTGTCCAGCCGCTTGTTGATGCGCTCGGCCAGGCCGTTGTGCGCCAGGAAGCGGCGGAAGGCATGGGCCGTGGTGGCAAAGCCGCCGGGCACACGCACGCCCGAGGCTGCCAGCTGGCTGATCATCTCGCCGAGGGAGGCGTTCTTGCCGCCGACCGACTCGACGTCGGTCATCCTCAGGTGTTCAAACGGCACGACCAGGGCGGTCGCCAGATTGATGGAAGACATGGGAAAGCTCCGTGATGTTGGTAAACCGGTGCTTCCCAGCGGGGCCGCGAGCCGATCAAGGGCTCCAGCGGCGAGGCGACTCGCTGCGTATCGAGTTGTGGTTGGAGTGCAGGCGGTGGCATGCGTGGTGCGACTGGGAAGAGTCTGAAAAGATTCTAGGCCCGATTTGCCTATGATCGACCCCCTCACTCCACGGGCCGAGATTCCATATGCCGAACCGCACTGTGTACTTTGTCTCTGACGGCACCGGCATCACGGCCGAAACCTTCGGCAACTCGATCCTGGCGCAGTTCCCGGGCAAGCCGCGCCACGTGCGCCGACCCTTCATCGACACCCTGGACAAGGCCCACCAGGTGGTGCGCGAGGTCAACCAGACGGCCGAGCTCGAAGGTGTACGCCCGGTCGTTTTCCTGACCCTGGTCGACCCGGACATGCTGGGCGTGCTCAAGGCCAGCAAGGGCATGGTGCTGGACATGTTCAACACCTTCATCGAGCCGCTGGAGGCCGAGTTCGGCGTCAAGTCGAACCACCGCATCGGGCGCTTCGCCGATGTGTCGAAGAGCCAGGAGTACACCGACCGCATCGAGGCCATCAACTTCTCGCTCGCGCACGACGACGGCCAGTCGGCGAAGAACCTGGAGCAGGCGGACGTGATCCTCGTCGGCGTGAGCCGCAGCGGCAAGACGCCCACCTCGCTCTACCTCGCCATGCAGCACGGCATCAAGGCGGCCAACTACCCGCTGATCCCCGAAGACTTCGAGCGCAACGAGCTGCCCAAGAGCCTGGCGCCGCACAAGGCCAAGTGCTTCGGGCTGACCATCGCGCCAGAACGACTGGCCGAGATCCGCAACGAGCGCCGGCCGAACAGCCAGTACGCCAATCTCGAGAACTGCAAGCGCGAGGTGGCCCAGGCCGAAAGCATGATGCGTCGCGAAGGCATCTCGTGGCTGTCGTCCACGCACAAGTCGATCGAAGAGATCGCGACCACCATCCTGCGCGACATCCGGCCGGATCGGCTGATGTACTGACGGCCGTCAGAGCCGCTGGCGGGTTGATTCGTAGAGGCAGATCGCCGCGGCAGCGCCGACGTTCAGCGATTCCTCCCCGCCCGGCTGCGGAATGCGCAGCGTCTGTACGCAGCGCGCGGCCAACCCGGCCGACATGCCCTGCCCTTCGTGGCCCATCACCCAGGCGCAGGGCCAGGGCAAGTCGACTTCATGCAAGGCCTGGGGTGCGTGGGAACTGGTGCCGAGCAACGGCGACCTCAGCGCGTCGAGGTCGCCCTCGGCCACCTGCTCGACGAGGTTGAGTCCGAAATGCGCACCCATGCCAGCGCGCAGCACCTTGCCCGACCAGAGCGCTGCGGTTCCCTTGAGCGCAATGCACTGCGTGAAGCCGAACGCCGCCGCGGTGCGCAGAACGGTGCCCACGTTGCCGGCATCCTGCAGGCGGTCGAGGATGACGGTCGGCGAAAGCGGCTGGATCGCACCCTTGTCCGACCACGGCAACACGAACCCCAGCGGGGCCGGCGATTCGAGCGTGCTGAGCGCCGCCATCAGCGAGAGCGGAATGACGATCACGACATCGGCGGCACGGGCCAGCTCGCGCAAGGCCGGCTGCTCCCAGGCAGCCTCGGTGATCACCGCCTGTGCAGGTCGCCCACCGCGCTTGAGGAACGCATCGCACAGGTGATCCCCTTCGACCCACAGCTGGCCGAGCTTGCGATAGGCAGCAGGCTCGGCTGCGAGCTTGCGCAGCTTCACGAGCAGCGGGTTGTCACGCGAGGTGACGACCCTGGGCTCACTCATCCCACGGCCCTTCGAGCGCCTCACGCACCGGCGCGAAGGAGCGCCGGTGGTGGACGCAGGCACCGTGCGCCTTGAGCGCCGCCAGGTGCTCGGCCGTCGCGTAGCCCTTGTGGCCGTCGAAGCCGTACTGCGGGTGCTCCTCGTGCAGGGCGAGGCACAGCCGGTCGCGGTGAACCTTGGCCAGGATGGACGCCGCCGAGATCGCTTTCACCTTGGCGTCGCCCTTCACGATGGCTTCGGCCGCCATCTTGAGCACGGGCAGCCGGTTGCCGTCGACGAGCACCTTGCCGGGCTTGAGGCGCAGCCCTTCGACGGCGCGCTTCATCGCCAGCATGGTGGCGTGCAGGATGTTGAGCTGGTCAATCTCTTCCACCGAGGCCTCCGCGACGGAGCAGCACAGGGCCTTGGCGCGGATCTCGTCGTAGAGCCGCTCCCGCACGAGGGGCGAGATCACCTTCGAGTCTTTCAGGCCGCGGATCGGCTTCAGGTCGTCGAGGATGACGGCAGCGGCGACCACCGGCCCGGCCAGCGGGCCGCGACCGGCTTCGTCGACGCCGGCGATCAGACCCATGACGTCGAAGCTCAGGCCGAGCTGTTCAGGCACGGAGGACTTTTTCGATGGCATCGGTGGCGGCTTGGGCGGTGTTGCAGCGCAGTTGCAGGTGCAGGCCCTCGAAGCGGCTGACGAGCGAGGCACATGCCTCTGGGTCGTCGAGCCAGCGGAAGGCGGCACGGGCCAGATTGTCGGGGGTGGCCTCACCCTGCAGCAACTCCGGCACGGCAAAGTCGCGCAACAGGATGTTGGGCAGGCCTACCCACGGCTGGTAGGCCATGCGCTTCATCAGCTGGTAGGTCAGCCAGTGCATGACGTAGGTGATGACCATGGGCCGCTTGAAAAGCGCGGCCTCGAGCGTGGCGGTACCGCTGGCGATGAGCGTGACGTCACAGGCGGCGAGCGCCTGATGTGACATGCCGTCGAGCACCTGCACGTCGGCCGACGGCGCGTATTGCGCCACCAGGGGGTCGATCATCGGTCGCAGGCTCGGGACGGCCGGCAGCACGAAGCGCAGGCCCGGGCGCTCGCGCTTCATCAACTGCGCAGCGGCGAGCACGCGCGGCGCGTTGTACTGGATCTCGGAGCGGCGACTCCCAGGCAGCAAGGCCACCACCTGGGAATCGTCGTCCAGGCCGAGCGCCGCTCGCGACGCCGCCCGCGGCACCGCGACCGGAATCGCGTCGGCCAGCGGGTGCCCGACGTAGCTCGCGGCAATGCCGTGCTTCGCATAGATTTCGGGCTCGAACGGGAAGATGCACAACACATGGTCGGCGGCCGCACGGATCTTTTCGATGCGCTTCCCACGCCAGGCCCAGATCGACGGGCTGATGAAGTGCACGGTCTTGATGCCAGCCGACTTGAGGCGGGTCTCGAGGCCGAGGTTGAAGTCGGGGGCGTCCACGCCGATGAAGGCATCGGGCCGCTCTTTCAGCAGGCGATCGCCGAGCGCGTTGCGGATGCCCACCAGCTCACGATAGTGGCGGAGCACCTCGACGTAGCCGCGCACCGCCAGCTTCTCGTGCGGCCACCACGCGTCGAAGCCGTGCTCGGCCATGCGTGGGCCGCCGATGCCGAAGGTCGACAGCCCGGGCCAGCGGCCCTTCAGCCCGCCGAGCAGCAAACCCGCGAGCAGGTCGCCCGACGCTTCGCCGGCGACCATCCCCAGGCGGGGGCCTGTCGTCGAACTCATCGATCGCCCGCCGCTCAGCGCACGAGGCCGCGGGTGGAGCCGGCAAGGAAGTCCAGCATGGTCTGGACGTCCTCGTCACCGCCCTGCCCTCGCAGGCCTTCAATGTCGGCCTTGGCCTGCTCCAGCGTGGCACCGCTGCGGAAGATCAGCTTGTGCATCTGGCGGATTAGGCGCTGGCGCTCCTCGCTGAAGCCGCGGCGCTTGAGGCCGGTCAGGTTGACCGCGCGCACCGCCAGCGGATTGCCGTCGACGGTCATGAAGGGCGCAACGTCCTGCGCCACATGGCCCTGGAAGCCGATCATCGAGTGCGCCCCAACGTGCACGAACTGGTGCACGCCGGACAGGCCGCCGATCACCGCCCAATCGCCCACGTGCACATGGCCCGCGAGCGTCACGTTGTTGGCCAGCACCGTGTGGCTGCCCAGGCGCACGTCGTGCGCGAGGTGCACGTAGGCCATGATCCAGTTGTCGTTGCCGACGCGGGTGACGCCCTGCTCCTTGAAG
This genomic interval carries:
- the lpxA gene encoding acyl-ACP--UDP-N-acetylglucosamine O-acyltransferase, coding for MANIHPTAIVDPKAELASSVTVGPYAVIGPEVRIGEGTTVGPHCVIEGRTTIGRDNKFYQFGSIGAMPQDMSHGGEVTQLVIGDRNTIREFCTLNTGTFKEQGVTRVGNDNWIMAYVHLAHDVRLGSHTVLANNVTLAGHVHVGDWAVIGGLSGVHQFVHVGAHSMIGFQGHVAQDVAPFMTVDGNPLAVRAVNLTGLKRRGFSEERQRLIRQMHKLIFRSGATLEQAKADIEGLRGQGGDEDVQTMLDFLAGSTRGLVR
- the lpxB gene encoding lipid-A-disaccharide synthase, coding for MSSTTGPRLGMVAGEASGDLLAGLLLGGLKGRWPGLSTFGIGGPRMAEHGFDAWWPHEKLAVRGYVEVLRHYRELVGIRNALGDRLLKERPDAFIGVDAPDFNLGLETRLKSAGIKTVHFISPSIWAWRGKRIEKIRAAADHVLCIFPFEPEIYAKHGIAASYVGHPLADAIPVAVPRAASRAALGLDDDSQVVALLPGSRRSEIQYNAPRVLAAAQLMKRERPGLRFVLPAVPSLRPMIDPLVAQYAPSADVQVLDGMSHQALAACDVTLIASGTATLEAALFKRPMVITYVMHWLTYQLMKRMAYQPWVGLPNILLRDFAVPELLQGEATPDNLARAAFRWLDDPEACASLVSRFEGLHLQLRCNTAQAATDAIEKVLRA
- a CDS encoding RNA methyltransferase encodes the protein MSEPRVVTSRDNPLLVKLRKLAAEPAAYRKLGQLWVEGDHLCDAFLKRGGRPAQAVITEAAWEQPALRELARAADVVIVIPLSLMAALSTLESPAPLGFVLPWSDKGAIQPLSPTVILDRLQDAGNVGTVLRTAAAFGFTQCIALKGTAALWSGKVLRAGMGAHFGLNLVEQVAEGDLDALRSPLLGTSSHAPQALHEVDLPWPCAWVMGHEGQGMSAGLAARCVQTLRIPQPGGEESLNVGAAAAICLYESTRQRL
- a CDS encoding pyruvate, water dikinase regulatory protein, whose product is MPNRTVYFVSDGTGITAETFGNSILAQFPGKPRHVRRPFIDTLDKAHQVVREVNQTAELEGVRPVVFLTLVDPDMLGVLKASKGMVLDMFNTFIEPLEAEFGVKSNHRIGRFADVSKSQEYTDRIEAINFSLAHDDGQSAKNLEQADVILVGVSRSGKTPTSLYLAMQHGIKAANYPLIPEDFERNELPKSLAPHKAKCFGLTIAPERLAEIRNERRPNSQYANLENCKREVAQAESMMRREGISWLSSTHKSIEEIATTILRDIRPDRLMY
- the rnhB gene encoding ribonuclease HII; protein product: MPSKKSSVPEQLGLSFDVMGLIAGVDEAGRGPLAGPVVAAAVILDDLKPIRGLKDSKVISPLVRERLYDEIRAKALCCSVAEASVEEIDQLNILHATMLAMKRAVEGLRLKPGKVLVDGNRLPVLKMAAEAIVKGDAKVKAISAASILAKVHRDRLCLALHEEHPQYGFDGHKGYATAEHLAALKAHGACVHHRRSFAPVREALEGPWDE